A single region of the bacterium genome encodes:
- a CDS encoding proprotein convertase P-domain-containing protein: MKKITTILASVALFVLANAGSTFASNITKTFEFGPGTQYSSSVFRTFPVPCGRQVAAVVKFKRLGPSGTSNNIPIIIELREPDTAANQEGPLVEARNANATTSEQIVTILSFGGGSPRGCTLPWRVRVKYGAGTPSFAISGTIRIDYDGTVKRISIPFTGVLFKGESKSISFGDTAGFAQGIIEITADWHHQLTTVLPGPNPIKLRIELVNPGGTTVRSVEAFSSNEARSELTKFKLTHKVASCAPGQWKLKITNTDTSDTAFLDNASPVFVPSCS; encoded by the coding sequence ATGAAAAAAATTACAACAATCTTGGCAAGTGTGGCTCTGTTCGTGCTTGCAAACGCAGGTTCGACATTCGCTTCGAATATTACCAAAACGTTTGAGTTCGGTCCAGGAACACAATACTCCAGTTCCGTCTTCAGAACTTTTCCTGTTCCCTGCGGCCGGCAAGTTGCGGCGGTGGTGAAGTTCAAAAGACTGGGGCCCTCTGGTACAAGTAACAATATCCCGATAATAATTGAATTGAGAGAGCCGGATACAGCAGCAAATCAGGAAGGGCCGCTTGTCGAAGCGAGAAATGCTAATGCCACAACTAGTGAACAGATCGTAACAATACTGAGCTTCGGCGGCGGAAGTCCTCGTGGATGTACTTTGCCATGGCGGGTTAGAGTCAAATACGGTGCCGGCACGCCTTCATTCGCCATATCCGGTACGATCAGGATCGACTATGACGGCACTGTGAAAAGGATCAGCATCCCCTTCACCGGCGTGCTTTTTAAAGGTGAATCCAAGTCGATTTCTTTCGGTGACACAGCTGGTTTTGCCCAGGGCATAATCGAAATAACGGCGGATTGGCATCACCAGCTTACAACCGTGCTTCCGGGACCTAATCCGATCAAACTGAGGATCGAATTGGTTAACCCGGGCGGAACGACTGTTAGGTCGGTTGAAGCATTCTCCAGTAACGAAGCGAGAAGCGAGTTGACGAAATTCAAGCTGACTCATAAAGTTGCAAGCTGCGCTCCCGGTCAGTGGAAGCTGAAAATCACGAATACAGACACCAGCGACACCGCCTTTCTCGATAACGCCAGTCCGGTATTCGTGCCGAGTTGCTCCTGA
- a CDS encoding DinB family protein, whose protein sequence is MAEDVQTYKKRLLGYLGDQDPLKILSGTPDRLRQLLQETKATERDTQSSDRWSRLQLLAHLTEGEIVIAFRIRLIATDSGANIQAYDQEKFVKRAGYLLKEPEKTLALFSALRSANIAYIKSLPEETWENYGIHSERGKESIRDMVSLYAAHDLNHLKQFESAR, encoded by the coding sequence ATGGCTGAAGACGTTCAAACCTACAAAAAACGACTTTTGGGATATCTGGGGGACCAGGATCCGCTCAAAATTCTAAGTGGAACCCCAGACCGCTTGAGGCAACTGTTGCAAGAAACGAAAGCAACCGAACGCGACACGCAATCTTCCGACCGATGGTCCAGACTACAGTTATTGGCGCATCTCACTGAAGGAGAGATAGTAATCGCATTCAGAATCAGGCTGATTGCCACGGATTCGGGCGCGAATATTCAGGCTTACGATCAGGAGAAATTCGTGAAAAGAGCCGGATATCTGTTAAAGGAACCCGAAAAAACTCTTGCCCTTTTCAGCGCCCTCCGAAGCGCAAACATTGCCTACATCAAAAGTTTGCCCGAAGAAACATGGGAAAATTACGGAATCCATTCAGAGCGTGGAAAAGAAAGCATCCGCGATATGGTTTCACTCTATGCAGCGCATGATCTCAATCATCTGAAACAATTCGAGTCCGCAAGATAA